A single region of the Vanacampus margaritifer isolate UIUO_Vmar chromosome 13, RoL_Vmar_1.0, whole genome shotgun sequence genome encodes:
- the sec22bb gene encoding vesicle-trafficking protein SEC22b-B, producing the protein MVLLTMIARLADGLPLAASMQEDEQLGRDLQQYQSQAKQLFRKLNEQSPTRCTLEAGSMSFHYVLEKGVCYLVLCEASFPKKLAFAYLEDLQAEFHEQHGKKVPTVSRPYSFIEFDTYIQKTKKTYIDSRARRNLGSINTELQDVQRIMVANIEEVLQRGEALSALDSKASNLSSLSKKYRSDAKYLNTRSTYAKLAAGGVFFIMLIVYVRFWWL; encoded by the exons ATGGTGCTGCTGACGATGATCGCGCGGCTGGCCGACGGCCTGCCGCTTGCCGCCTCGATGCAAGAGGACGAGCAG TTGGGCCGGGACCTGCAGCAGTACCAGAGTCAAGCCAAGCAGCTCTTCAGGAAACTCAACGAGCAAAGCCCCACGCGCTGCACCTTAGAGGCCGGATCCATGTCCTTCCA CTACGTCCTGGAAAAAGGCGTGTGCTACCTGGTGCTTTGCGAAGCCAGCTTCCCCAAGAAGTTGGCCTTCGCCTACCTGGAGGACCTGCAGGCCGAGTTCCACGAGCAGCACGGCAAGAAGGTGCCCACCGTCTCCCGGCCATACTCCTTCATCGAGTTTG ATACGTACATCCAAAAGACAAAGAAGACCTACATTGACAGCCGAGCGCGGCGGAACCTTGGGAGCATCAACACGGAGCTGCAGGATGTGCAGAGGATCATGGTGGCCAACATCGAAGAGGTGCTGCAGAGAGGAGAGGCGCtctcgg cGTTGGACTCCAAGGCCAGCAACTTGTCCAGCCTGTCCAAGAAGTACCGCAGCGACGCCAAATACCTGAACACGCGCTCCACGTACGCCAAGCTGGCGGCCGGCGGCGTTTTCTTCATCATGCTCATCGTCTACGTGCGCTTCTGGTGGCTCTGA
- the npl gene encoding N-acetylneuraminate lyase isoform X1 yields MAQSAGKKLKLTGLVAATFTPFTSQGEVNLSEIGPYIDYLTEKQGVNSVFVNGTTGEGMSLSVAERKLLAEDWCRKAKGKMEQVIVHVGCTSLKDSQELARHAVEIEADGIAVIAPSFFKPRSAESLRAYLQQVAAVAPTVPFYYYHLPALTGVNVPASDLLDGIETLIPSFRGVKFSGSDLLDFGQCISHVQLDWSVLYGVDEQLLAALVLGAHGAVGSTYNYLGSHMNKLLSAFESGNLAQARSLQFKMQELIRHAVKVGFDVGVNKQLMNEVSGLQLGPPRLPVMPCPQEHAVSIKQKYQHLFSTH; encoded by the exons ATGGCTCAATCTGCTGGGAAGAAATTGAAATTGACTGGCCTGGTTGCGGCCACATTCACTCCTTTCACCTCTCAAGg TGAAGTCAACCTATCAGAGATTGGACCTTATATTGACTACTTGACAGAGAAGCAAGGTGTAAATAGCGTTTTTG TGAACGGCACCACCGGAGAGGGAATGTCTCTCAGCGTCGCCGAGAGGAAGTTACTGGCGGAGGACTGGTGTCGGAAAGCGAAAGGAAA AATGGAGCAGGTGATCGTGCACGTTGGCTGCACCAGTCTGAAAGATTCCCAAGAGCTG GCTCGCCATGCAGTGGAGATCGAAGCTGACGGCATAGCAGTCATCGCCCCCTCCTTCTTCAAACCTCGTTCCGCAG AGTCGCTGAGGGCGTACCTGCAGCAGGTTGCCGCCGTAGCCCCGACTGTGCCTTTCTACTACTACCACCTTCCAGCTCTAACTGGTGTTAATG TGCCCGCAAGCGACTTGCTCGACGGCATCGAGACGCTGATTCCCTCCTTCCGAGGGGTGAAATTCTCCGGGAGCGACCTGCTGGATTTCGGCCAGTGCATCAGCCACGTTCAACTCGACTGGTCCGTCCTCTACGGCGTGGACGAG CAACTGCTGGCAGCCCTCGTCTTGGGAGCCCACGGAGCAGTTGGCAG CACTTACAACTACCTGGGAAGTCACATGAACAAGCTGTTGTCTGCGTTTGAGAGCGGCAACCTCGCACAGGCTAGGAGCCttcag TTCAAGATGCAAGAGCTCATAAGGCATGCTGTTAAAGTTG GATTCGACGTGGGCGTGAACAAGCAGTTGATGAACGAGGTATCGGGCCTGCAGCTGGGCCCTCCGCGCCTCCCCGTCATGCCGTGTCCCCAAGAGCATGCCGTGTCCATCAAGCAGAAGTACCAGCATCTCTTCTCTACGCACTGA
- the npl gene encoding N-acetylneuraminate lyase isoform X2, with the protein MSLSVAERKLLAEDWCRKAKGKMEQVIVHVGCTSLKDSQELARHAVEIEADGIAVIAPSFFKPRSAESLRAYLQQVAAVAPTVPFYYYHLPALTGVNVPASDLLDGIETLIPSFRGVKFSGSDLLDFGQCISHVQLDWSVLYGVDEQLLAALVLGAHGAVGSTYNYLGSHMNKLLSAFESGNLAQARSLQFKMQELIRHAVKVGFDVGVNKQLMNEVSGLQLGPPRLPVMPCPQEHAVSIKQKYQHLFSTH; encoded by the exons ATGTCTCTCAGCGTCGCCGAGAGGAAGTTACTGGCGGAGGACTGGTGTCGGAAAGCGAAAGGAAA AATGGAGCAGGTGATCGTGCACGTTGGCTGCACCAGTCTGAAAGATTCCCAAGAGCTG GCTCGCCATGCAGTGGAGATCGAAGCTGACGGCATAGCAGTCATCGCCCCCTCCTTCTTCAAACCTCGTTCCGCAG AGTCGCTGAGGGCGTACCTGCAGCAGGTTGCCGCCGTAGCCCCGACTGTGCCTTTCTACTACTACCACCTTCCAGCTCTAACTGGTGTTAATG TGCCCGCAAGCGACTTGCTCGACGGCATCGAGACGCTGATTCCCTCCTTCCGAGGGGTGAAATTCTCCGGGAGCGACCTGCTGGATTTCGGCCAGTGCATCAGCCACGTTCAACTCGACTGGTCCGTCCTCTACGGCGTGGACGAG CAACTGCTGGCAGCCCTCGTCTTGGGAGCCCACGGAGCAGTTGGCAG CACTTACAACTACCTGGGAAGTCACATGAACAAGCTGTTGTCTGCGTTTGAGAGCGGCAACCTCGCACAGGCTAGGAGCCttcag TTCAAGATGCAAGAGCTCATAAGGCATGCTGTTAAAGTTG GATTCGACGTGGGCGTGAACAAGCAGTTGATGAACGAGGTATCGGGCCTGCAGCTGGGCCCTCCGCGCCTCCCCGTCATGCCGTGTCCCCAAGAGCATGCCGTGTCCATCAAGCAGAAGTACCAGCATCTCTTCTCTACGCACTGA